Proteins from one Podospora pseudoanserina strain CBS 124.78 chromosome 1, whole genome shotgun sequence genomic window:
- a CDS encoding hypothetical protein (COG:Q; EggNog:ENOG503NZZS), with protein sequence MAATSLRDFSRQVKAITKKNLVLLVTRHWISTLLQSIVAPIVVLALVLNIRNFAKSRERLGVGHARPIRALAEAIPASQQLILVRPDFLGSDVDTVIDRLAASLPHDKTIRFNSANEARGHCTPNFRGVSNCYATIVFKDSPLTVGVSNNQTWDYTVIVDPIRHYGMTLDSSVYDDDSAIQIYHLPVQLAVDNAITDSNERPREWAYSRTSQQYLNDNLDAWYSRLVIGTYAIVFFLSTLVPVYHTVSFVSGDRASGTAELIDAMGGGPAGRVTGTILALSVVQFPTWLISGCLYQNLLFPETNAAVPIFWQLFNGLAFLNAAIFGASFFTKRIISSIFVIICFCCLGGGAAIMLNRVAETPQVLPLSLLFPQMNYIFSLSHMAKFAYTAQPVNMSQAILTIPQEWNGQPIPGGNYQVALWTFWVFLVIQIMVYPILAIITERIMHGTNFKNRTLSETADDPTVAIRATGLTKVYSGSWIRRLFGCGQRGKTFKALDGVDLIAPKNQILCLLGVNGAGKSTTLDLLSGAGAPTAGSITINARHPRLGVCPQRNVLFNRLTVFEHVQFWRELKGGLEDKRALHDLIAACDLTKKTHCRAGTLSGGQKRKLQLACMFVGDTTVCMMDEVTTGLDPVSRRTIWNIILAERSKRSMVFTTHFLDEGEVLADHIIILSKGQIKCRGTGTALKNQLGGGYRVSIPMGGSTMADKLDLDAPRGVHQDRILYKTPDSKSAAQLIARLEAAGQTDIQVAGPTVEDVFLRVAQDDIAAVEEDGKKDSRTAVDIEKTASFTPAQQYQQLSFGQRPTFFQQVRALLLKRLLIIPRYWVGAFLVLALPIACMPPINGFIAQDFTRPGCKNLYAELQPSQQFDPYVSPVYMTSSTGLSSAMGPSSFTDTFYTVLRDFPIGNPPAPNISGQYPVWSEPYSIDQFGDDWQQMTHWEDFSAYIHLVHARGFSGHWNTKALWMGGDGEPSPTLAWAIENAQHPPNIMALLNLYSSVRSGVKIRVSTSAEPFYGGGYGDGSWTYILYAAFIFTVYPCFFALYPAFERSSKVRALQISNGVRPLPMWTAYFLFDLCFVLVVSIAYTVTISMQFPVWFGPEYMFIICLLHGITSIFVSYIVSTWAKSQLSSFLWALGFNLLAYFGLALAYTLPSVLSDPLVVQRNADIISHVLGIFFPAGSLFRAMAVGWNLYQLGCRGDSDFQAPAGSWWGYGFPICYLVLQVIAFAFILCVLDKDLSLSLMPSRKEKTSPVTDNTAATLPSHQEEKLQPSLNSTPAENELLSISHISKSFGTNTAVSDVTFSLSQGEIIALLGPNGAGKTTVVNLIRGELAPDSGQVFLRGEDISSSSSAKSTINSAIGVCPQFDALDLLTARQHLRFYAKIKGIPPSETELNVTEVMNQVGLAPHADKLATKLSGGNKRKLSLAIALMGNPAVLVLDEPSSSMDAAAKRKMWKVLSHIASAPGRSLLLTTHSMEEADALATRAAILAGGKLLALGTTEELRREYSDSVCVQLVLKSAPTPTEKEVEMVEQWVRGQFGEGTVFEGRSLGGQVRFVVPSLFVSAAPSRAATVTGKDEERDSISAVSSKTEQQVVKGGVGRLIELIEESKERLGLEDYTVGAPTLERVFLSVVRDNFVEEDGKVRVPFWRRWFAKAA encoded by the exons ATGGCAGCAACATCTCTTCGGGACTTTTCCCGACAGGTGaaagccatcaccaagaagaacCTCGTTCTCCTAGTCACACGGCACTGGATATCGACTCTTCTTCAATCCATTGTGGCTCCTATCGTCGTTCTCGCCCTCGTACTCAACATCCGAAACTTTGCCAAAAGCAGGGAACGCCTGGGGGTCGGCCATGCTCGTCCTATTCGTGCCCTCGCCGAAGCCATACCCGCTTCACAACAATTGATTCTTGTCAGACCTGATTTTCTCGGCTCTGATGTCGACACGGTCATCGACAGACTCGCCGCCTCGCTACCACACGACAAGACCATTCGCTTCAACTCGGCTAATGAAGCCAGAGGCCACTGCACACCCAACTTTCGAGGAGTGTCCAACTGCTACGCAACTATCGTCTTCAAAGATTCACCGCTGACAGTGGGCGTttccaacaaccaaacaTGGGACTACACAGTCATCGTCGACCCCATACGCCACTACGGTATGACTCTCGACAGCAGCgtgtatgatgatgatagtgCCATCCAAATATACCATCTACCTGTCCAGCTTGCTGTCGACAATGCTATTACCGATAGCAATGAGAGACCGAGGGAGTGGGCATACAGCCGGACGTCCCAGCAGTACCTCAACGACAACCTTGACGCTTGGTATTCCAGATTGGTCATCGGGACCTACGCCAttgtcttcttcctcagcacACTTGTCCCTGTTTACCATACTGTGAGCTTCGTGTCGGGCGATAGGGCGAGTGGCACGGCAGAGTTGATCGATGCCATGGGAGGAGGTCCGGCTGGCCGTGTCACCGGTACCATACTTGCACTGAGTGTGGTGCAGTTTCCGACATGGCTTATCTCTGGGTGTC TTTATCAAAATCTACTCTTTCCCGAAACCAACGCAGCAGTTCCCATCTTCTGGCAGCTTTTCAATGGTCTGGCCTTCCTCAACGCAGCCATTTTTGGTGCCTCTTTTTTCACGAAGCGCATCATCTCTAGCATATTCGTCATCATTTGTTTCTGTTGCCTCGGAGGCGGTGCCGCCATCATGTTGAATCGGGTCGCCGAAACGCCACAGGTGCTTCCTCTGTCGCTGTTGTTCCCTCAGATGAACTACATCTTTTCCCTGTCACAT ATGGCCAAGTTTGCTTATACCGCTCAGCCTGTGAACATGTCGCAAGCCATCCTGACAATACCTCAAGAATGGAATGGCCAACCAATTCCGGGTGGGAACTATCAGGTCGCCCTTTGGACATTCTGGGTTTTCTTGGTGATCCAAATCATGGTCTATCCCATCctggccatcatcaccgagcgGATCATGCACGGTACCAACTTCAAAAATCGGACTCTGTCTGAGACGGCTGATGACCCAACTGTTGCTATTCGAGCAACTGGTCTCACCAAAGTCTACTCTGGCTCGTGGATCAGGAGACTGTTTGGCTGCGGTCAGAGAGGCAAAACCTTCAAAGCTCTCGATGGAGTTGACTTAATCGCGCCAAAGAATCAAATTCTATGCCTCCTTGGTGTCAATGGGGCAGGCAAGTCTACGACTCTAGACTTGCTATCGGGGGCTGGAGCACCAACGGCAGGATCAATCACTATTAATGCTCGTCACCCTCGACTCGGCGTTTGCCCGCAGAGAAATGTCTTGTTCAACCGCCTCACAGTCTTTGAGCATGTCCAATTTTGGCGCGAGCTTAAAGGCGGACTCGAAGACAAACGAGCGCTTCATGACCTCATCGCTGCCTGCGACCTGACCAAGAAGACACACTGCCGGGCTGGCACGCTGAGCGGCGGTCAGAAAAGAAAGCTTCAGCTCGCCTGCATGTTCGTTGGTGATACGACTGTCTGTATGATGGATGAGGTCACAACCGGTTTAGACCCTGTTTCTCGACGGACTATCTGGAACATCATTCTAGCTGAGCGTTCCAAGAGATCGATGGTCTTCACAACTCATTTCCTGGACGAAGGCGAGGTTCTCGCTGatcatatcatcatcctgTCCAAGGGTCAGATCAAATGTCGAGGCACCGGAACCGCTCTCAAGAATCAGCTCGGCGGGGGGTATCGGGTGAGCATTCCCATGGGTGGAAGCACGATGGCGGACAAGCTGGACCTCGATGCGCCAAGAGGTGTCCATCAAGACCGGATTCTCTACAAGACACCCGACTCCAAGTCCGCCGCTCAGTTGATCGCCAGACTGGAAGCAGCAGGACAGACCGACATCCAGGTTGCCGGACCGACAGTAGAGGATGTGTTTCTCCGGGTTGCCCAAGACGATATCGCTGCGGTTGAAGAGGACGGCAAGAAGGATTCAAGAACAGCGGTCGACATCGAGAAGACAGCATCATTCACACCGGCACAACAATATCAACAACTCAGCTTCGGCCAGCGCCCAACTTTCTTTCAACAAGTCCGCGCGCTTCTCCTCAAACGCCTTCTCATCATACCCCGATATTGGGTCGGGGCTTTCCTCGTTCTTGCTCTTCCGATAGCCTGCATGCCCCCGATCAACGGGTTCATCGCCCAGGACTTCACCCGGCCGGGCTGCAAGAATCTATACGCCGAACTCCAGCCCTCGCAACAGTTCGATCCTTATGTTTCCCCTGTTTACATGACAAGCTCCACTGGCCTGAGCTCGGCCATGGGCCCGAGTTCGTTCACAGACACCTTTTATACTGTCCTCAGGGACTTTCCCATCGGCAACCCCCCCGCTCCTAACATCAGCGGCCAGTATCCCGTATGGAGTGAGCCCTATTCTATTGATCAATTTGGCGACGACTGGCAACAGATGACGCACTGGGAAGACTTTTCGGCCTACATCCACCTGGTACATGCCAGAGGCTTTTCTGGTCATTGGAACACAAAAGCGTTGTGGATGGGTGGAGACGGTGAGCCCAGCCCGACGCTGGCGTGGGCAATCGAGAATGCACAACACCCCCCTAATATAATGGCGCTTTTGAACTTGTATTCTTCGGTAAGGAGCGGGGTCAAGATTCGAGTCTCGACATCGGCGGAGCCGTTTTATGGCGGGGGCTATGGTGATGGGAGTTGGACGTACATTCTCTACGCCGCGTTCATCTTCACGGTGTACCCGTGCTTCTTCGCGCTGTACCCGGCCTTTGAGAGGTCGAGCAAGGTCAGGGCGCTACAGATTTCGAACGGGGTGCGGCCGCTGCCGATGTGGACGGCGTACTTTTTGTTTGATCTGTGctttgttttggtggtgtcgatTGCGTACACTGTAACCATTTCGATGCAGTTTCCGGTGTGGTTTGGGCCGGAGTACATGTTCATTATATGTCTCTTGCATGGCATCACGAGCATCTTCGTCAGCTACATTGTGTCGACGTGGGCCAAGTCTCAGCTGTCGTCGTTTCTGTGGGCACTGGGATTCAACTTGCTGGCGTATTTTGGGCTGGCGTTGGCGTATACT CTACCCTCTGTCTTGAGCGATCCGCTTGTTGTACAGCGAAATGCCGACATTATCTCCCATGTTCTGGGCATCTTCTTCCCAGCGGGCAGTTTGTTTCGCGCCATGGCCGTCGGATGGAATTTGTACCAGCTCGGCTGCCGCGGTGATTCGGACTTTCAAGCACCTGCTGGATCGTGGTGGGGGTACGGCTTTCCCATCTGCTACCTCGTTCTTCAGGTGATTGCCTTTGCCTTCATTCTCTGCGTTCTCGACAAAgacctctctctttctttgaTGCCCTCACGGAAAGAGAAGACTTCACCCGTGACCGACAACACCGCTGCaacactcccctcccaccaagaagaaaagctGCAGCCCAGCCTCAACTCCACCCCTGCCGAAAATGAGCTCCTTTCCATCTCCCACATCAGCAAATCATTcggcaccaacaccgccgtcTCCGATGTAactttctccctctcccagggcgagatcatcgccctcctcggTCCCAACGGAGCAGGCAAAACCACAGTCGTCAACCTCATCCGCGGCGAACTCGCCCCCGACAGCGGCCAAGTCTTCCTCCGAGGCGAGgacatctcctcctcttcctcggccaaaTCAACCATCAACTCCGCCATCGGGGTTTGTCCCCAGTTCGACGCCTTggacctcctcaccgcccgCCAACACCTCCGCTTCTACGCCAAAATTAAGGGCATCCCCCCCAGCGAAACCGAACTCAACGTCACAGAGGTGATGAACCAAGTTGGCTTGGCCCCCCATGCGGATAAGCTTGCCACCAAGCTCTCCGGTGGAAACAAGAGGAAGCTGTCGTTGGCTATCGCTCTGATGGGCAACCCTGCCGTTTTGGTGCTCGACGAGCCGAGCAGCTCTATGGACGCAGCcgccaagaggaagatgtGGAAGGTGCTTAGCCATATCGCTTCTGCACCTGGAAGGTCGCTGCTGTTGACCACGCACAGTATGGAAGAGGCTGACGCGTTGGCTACGAGGGCGGCGATTTTGGCTGGGGGAAAATTACTCGCGTTGGGAACGACGGAGGAGCTGAGACGGGAATATAGTGACAGTGTTTGTGTCCAGCTGGTCCTCAAGTCAGCACCTACTCCTACCGAGAAAGAAGTCGAAATGGTGGAGCAATGGGTGAGGGGGCAGTTTGGAGAGGGGACGGTGTTTGAAGGTCGGAGCTTGGGCGGGCAGGTGAGGTTTGTAGTGCCGAGTTTGTTTGTTTCGGCAGCGCCTTCCAGGGCGGCGACAGTTACTGGCAAGGACGAGGAGCGGGATAGTATCTCTGCTGTGAGCAGCAAGACGGAGCAGCAGGttgtgaaggggggggtggggaggttgattgAGCTGATTGAGGAGAGCAAGGAAAggttggggctggaggaTTACACTGTGGGCGCGCCGacgttggagagggtgtttttgagtgtggtgagggataattttgtggaggaggatgggaaggtgagggtgccgttttggaggaggtggtttgcGAAGGCTGCttga
- a CDS encoding hypothetical protein (EggNog:ENOG503P2S4), translating into MEPVPETERMEEFRPTSLPSSRASSSASATPSTLTPVGPPEFDYLRKPPTIRRSTDPSPSSSPISPTWTPGSLLTYRPRASSPLSSNHVRSRSAASLAPPPMVRTQSMPGINGGGHFSLSPQFRPSSPAGSPSRIRIPRKPVDEAFPTSPTRISVHDPERKLAERNSSPNLALSLTSSATIPKLRRPASPLRHMAVPGAGSFPVNGPLTPSAVATSPSYRAYDAFSSTSTFSTYPSSSVPSTPTSLRSRSPSISSLETIPDSPDAEEAALEAERIAQLKAAAEAAEGGEEEKGRSSFDGSSRGRTLSGFSSRDKRKRWSVCGAERRQDLDLETIWED; encoded by the coding sequence ATGGAACCAGTTCCTGAGACAGAGCGAATGGAGGAGTTTCGGCCCACGTCTCTCCCCTCATCAAGAGCGTCGTCTTCTGCTTCGGCGACTCCATCTACGTTGACGCCAGTCGGCCCTCCGGAATTCGACTACCTGCGAAAGCCTCCCACGATCCGCCGATCGACCGATCCCTCACCTTCGTCCTCACCAATCTCTCCAACATGGACACCTGGGTCTTTGCTCACATACCGTCCTCGTGCATCCTCGCCGCTGTCTAGCAACCACGTGCGATCCAGGTCGGCCGCAAGCCTGGCCCCGCCGCCCATGGTGCGCACACAGTCGATGCCAGGAATCAATGGCGGTGGTCACTTTTCATTGTCGCCTCAGTTTCGTCCTTCGAGCCCTGCAGGATCTCCCAGCCGCATTAGGATCCCCCGAAAGCCGGTTGACGAAGCCTTTCCCACATCGCCAACCCGGATTTCGGTTCACGACCCTGAGCGGAAGCTTGCGGAGAGGAACAGTTCGCCCAACCTGGCTCTGAGCTTAACATCTTCAGCCACTATTCCCAAGTTACGGCGGCCGGCCTCTCCCCTTCGCCATATGGCTGTTCCCGGCGCGGGCTCGTTTCCGGTCAATGGCCCTCTTACTCCATCTGCAGTTGCCACATCGCCGTCTTACCGCGCGTATGATGCGTTTTCTAGCACCTCCACCTTTTCGACatatccatcatcatctgtCCCGTCTACCCCAACTTCACTTCGATCCAGAAGCCCTAGTATTTCCAGTCTTGAAACCATCCCAGACTCACCAGATGCAGAGGAGGCAGCTTTGGAGGCTGAGAGGATAGCGCAGCTCAAGGCAGCAGCGGAGGCAGctgaaggcggcgaggaagagaagggaaggagcaGTTTTGACGGCTCATCTCGTGGTAGGACCCTGAGTGGTTTCAGCTCCCGGGACAAGCGGAAGCGGTGGAGTGTATGTGGTGCCGAGAGACGACAGGACTTGGATTTGGAGACGATTTGGGAGGATTGA
- the OP-2 gene encoding Rhodopsin-like protein (EggNog:ENOG503P4EB): MCLIFTCGEHTFRKEVEGYEGIVCRCHNCGNYSASVIKSHPWFTFCFVPVIPLSMKGYEDVSCRVCNYSQPLSHRQDVQHMRGGGGQGIPMQPPPPGQGNQGWGHGPPPPNGQMQYK, encoded by the exons ATGTGTTTGATATTCACGTGTGGCGAACACACGTTCCGCAAGGAAGTCGAAGGGTACGAAGGAATCGTCTGCCGCTGCCACAACTGCGGCAACTACTCGGCCTCTGTCATCAAGTCGCATCCCTGGTTTACCTTTTGCTTTGTG CCCGTCATCCCTCTTTCCATGAAGGGCTACGAAGATGTCAGCTGCCGAGTGTGCAACTATTCGCAGCCGCTTTCGCACCGGCAGGATGTTCAGCACAtgcgcgggggaggggggcaggggaTACCGATgcagcctccgcctcccGGGCAGGGGAATCAAGGATGGGGACATGGGCCACCGCCGCCTAATGGGCAGATGCAGTATAAGTAA